The DNA segment AACGAGTCTCCACACGTTGAAACAACGTCCAGCATCACGCGTGGAACTCTATATAATACCCTTATCAGCCTGGCGCAAGTCATATCAGTGCAAAAGGTTATACAAACTTATTGGAAACGGCACTAGACACTCACACGGGCCCGTCGAACACGGCGACCCCTCGGCCGATCATGTGAGTGAACTTCATACGCCCCGATGATGGCAGATTAGAATAAACGCAGATAGAAGTCCACACGAAAATGCGGTCATATGCCGTCTCGGGTCTCTATACGGCATTCTAGGACGCAGCAGCCGCGGGGCGCGAGTTACCGGACGACGAATGCGTTCGATGGTTCAGCTGTGAAACAACGTGCCGTTGCGAGTGACCCGTCGGGCGGGTCGGGTCAATAAAAAGACCTCAGTCGCGAGCGTTCGGCGCGGTCGCGACTGAGGTCAAAACGGCCGGTGGGAAACTCTAAACGCCGCCGAACGCCGAGAAACCGCCGTCGACTGGGATCACCGTGCCGGTGACGAATTTGGCGCCCGGCCCCAGCAGCCAGACCAGCGCGGAGATCAGGTCCTCCGGATCGCCGAACCGACCAGCCGGTGTGTGGCCGATGATCGTCTTGCCCCGCGCGGTCAGCTCGCCGCTCTTCTCATCGGTCAGGAGGAACCGGTTCTGCTCGGTCAGGAAGAACCCCGGCGCGATCGCGTTGACGCGGATGTCCTTCGAGTAATTCTGGGCCAGGTGCACGGAAAGCCACTGGGTGAAGTTCGAGACCGCGCCCTTGGCCGCCGAATACCCGATCACGTTGGTCAGCGGCCGCACCGCCGCCATCGACGAGATGTTGATGATGCAGCCGTGCTTCTGCTGGGCCATCTGCCGGCCGAAAATCTGCGACGGCAGGATTGTCCCGATGCAGTTCAGCTCAAACACGAACTTCAACGCCTCATCTGGCAGATCGAAAAAGCTCGTCTGCGGCGAGGTGGTCGCGTCCTTGCGGTTGCCTCCGGCCCCGTTGATCAGGCAATCCACCTGCCCCCAAGCCGCCACGATCTTCGCGCAGGCCTGCTCGACGCTCTCGCGCTTGAGCACGTTGCAGCCGACCGCCATGGCCTCGCCGCCTCGCTGCTTGACCTTCTGGGCCAACTCCGCCGCCGCCTCTTCCCGAAGGTCGAGAATTGCGATCTTCATTCCCAAATCCGCCAGGGCCAGCGCCATCTCGCCGCACAGGATGCCCGCTGCGCCGGTGATCGCCGCGGTTTTCCCCTTCACGCTGAACAGGCCTTCCAGTTCGTACTTCGCCATCGTATTCGCTCCAATGCTTGAAATCGTCCCTATCACTTCTTCAAGAGCCGCGACCGCCTCCGAAAGAGCCGCGACCGTGAGGGAGTGGGGTCTTCGCTATTTCAACAACTCCATATGCCGCCCGATGTGCCGCTCCAGCGTCTGATGATACGCCTCCTCGTGCTCGGTCAGCGATCCGATCAGCCGGTCGCGGAACCGCAACACGCCGCCGTTCGTCGCGGTCGTCATCACCGACCCGAACGTCACGTGCAGCACTTCGCGGGCGTCGAAATCGTCCAGCAGACGCGGCAACTGGTGATCGGAAAGCGCCTCCGCCGCCGGCACTCTGCTCAGCTTGGCTGAGACGTGGTAGCTCGCCCGGTCCGTCTCGTACCGCTGGCGGGCGAAGTCCAGGATCTCGCGGAACAGCTCGGTCTCGAGCTGCGAGAGCACCCGCAGCGCCTCCAGATAGCTGGTGCCGGCCGTCTTGACGTGCACCATCTGTCCGGCGATCTCCGCCACGATTGGATAGATGCTGAATTTGTCGCTGCCGCTGTGGATTGACATCTTGTAGGGCCCGAGCGCCTTGGCGATCGCGGCGTGCTGTTTGAACTTGGCCCGGAACGCGCCGAGGTCGCCGA comes from the Phycisphaerae bacterium genome and includes:
- a CDS encoding SDR family oxidoreductase, coding for MAKYELEGLFSVKGKTAAITGAAGILCGEMALALADLGMKIAILDLREEAAAELAQKVKQRGGEAMAVGCNVLKRESVEQACAKIVAAWGQVDCLINGAGGNRKDATTSPQTSFFDLPDEALKFVFELNCIGTILPSQIFGRQMAQQKHGCIINISSMAAVRPLTNVIGYSAAKGAVSNFTQWLSVHLAQNYSKDIRVNAIAPGFFLTEQNRFLLTDEKSGELTARGKTIIGHTPAGRFGDPEDLISALVWLLGPGAKFVTGTVIPVDGGFSAFGGV